In Paramicrobacterium humi, the genomic stretch CCTTCTTCTGCGAGTCGATGAAGCCGTGCCCGGTCTCCGGGTCGACGTCGTGCGCGCGCACGACCGACCAGCCGAAACGCTCGGCCGCCGCGGCGAAGTCGGCCTCGAGCTGCTTCTGCGTCTCCCACCCTGCCTCGTTCGCGCTGAGACGAAGATCGCCGGACGCGACGGTGTACAGGGTGTTCGGCTCGGCCGTCGGGGCCGCATGCTCGACGGGGAAGGCGTACGAGGCAGATGGCATGGATCCTCCTTGATCGGGATTGTCATCACATCCTGCCCGAAATCGATTTCACGTGCAAGACGACGCGCGCTCGGGAGCGGGGCCGCGGCTCAGTCGCCTGTGCCGAGCACGATGGTCTCGGGCGCGCTCTCCGTCCCCGCGATGCGGCGTAGCAGCACCTCGGCGGCGGTGATGCCGAGGGCGCGGGCAGGCAGGTCGATGACGAGCGTGTTCTCCGGCATGACCGGTGCGCTCGGCAGATCGCCGAGGGAGGCGACGGCGATATCGCCCGACCGGATGCCGCCTTCGTGAAGCGCTTGGAGGGCGCCGATCGCCATCATGTTGTTCGTCGCGACAACGGCGTCGGGCGGCTGCGGAAGGGCCAGCAGCTCGCGCATCGCGGCGCGCCCGCCTAGAACGCGGAAGTCGGCGTGCCGTTCAAGGCCGGCCGTGTCGAGGCCGTGCGCGGTCATCGAGGAGCGCCAGCCCTCGAGGCGCAGCTGAGCGGTCTCGACGCTCTCCGGCCCCGTGATGCACGCGATGCGGCGTCTGCCTTGGGCGATGAGCGCTTCCGTCGCTTCGCGTCCAGCCGCGGGATTGTCGATCACCACCGAGTCCACGCGCCGATCGTGGCTGCGGCGGTCGACGGCGACGAGCGGACGGCCCGCCGAGGCGATGCGGTCGAGATCTGACGCGTCGGATGCCGGCGCGACGATGACGCCGGCCATGTGCTCGAGAACCGCGATGTCGAAGTACGCGGCCTCCTTTGTCGAATCCTCGTCGGTGTTGCACAGCACGACGCTGTAACCCGCCTCGCGGGCGCGGTCCTCGACGCCGCGAGCGATCACGGTGAAGAACGGGTTCTCGATGTCGGGAATCACGAGCGCGATCATGTTCGACGATCTGCGGCGCAGCGAGCGAGCCGTGCGATTGGGTACGAAGGAGAGCTCTTCGGCTGCCGCGCGAACCCGTTCGGCCTTCTCCGGTGAGACGCTCGAGCCATTGATCACGCGCGAGACCGTTGCCGGCGACACCTGGGCGAGGGCTGCGACGTCGTAGATGGTGCTCACGCGGGCTCCGTTCGGCTGGCGGGGTGTGCACAACCATCTATACACCCCAGCCGGCTCGCCCGGCGCGGACGCAGAGGCCGGTAGGCTCCCAGTCATGAGCGAATTTGCTACACGCACGGAGACAGATTCCCTCGGATCGATGGAGATCCCCGCAGACGCGTACTGGGGCATTCACACCGCGAGGGCCATGGAGAACTTCGACATCACGAAGCGGCCGATCTCGGTGTACCCGCACCTCGTCGTCGCCCTCGCGTCCGTCAAGCAGGCGGCCGCTCGCGCGAACGCCGAGCTTGGGGCTCTGAGCCCCGAGAAGGCGGAGCTCATCGATCGGGCGTGCCAGCGCATCATCGACGGCGAGTTCCACGACGAGTTCTGCGTCGGCGTCATCCAGGGCGGCGCCGGCACGTCGACGAACATGAACGCCAACGAAGTGATCACGAACATCGCGCTCGAGATGGCCGGCCACGACAAGGGCGATTACACGTTCATCTCGCCCTACGACCACACGAACCGCAGCCAGTCGACAAACGACGTGTACCCCACGGCCATCAAGATCGCTCTCGCGCGTTCTCTCGTCGACCTGCTCGATGAGCTCGACCTCCTGCGCGAGTCGTTCGCGGGGAAGTCTGAGGAGTTCCGTCAGGTCCTCAAGGTCGGCCGGACACAGCTTCAGGATGCCGTGCCCATGACGCTCGGCCAGGAGTTCCACGGCTTCGCCACGACACTCGGCGAAGACCACAAGCGCCTCTCCGAGACGATCTGGCTGCTCGCCGAGATCAACCTCGGCGCCACCGCGATCGGCACCGGCATCACGGCGGATCCGCGGTACGCCTCCGTGGTTGTGCGGCACCTGAACGCCATCACTGGGCTCAAGCTCGAGACCGCTCCCGACCTTGTCGAGTCGACGAGCGACGCGGGCGCGTTCATGTCGTTCAGCGGAGCCCTCAAGCGGTCGGCGATAAAGCTGTCGAAGATCTGCAACGACCTGCGACTGCTCTCAAGCGGTCCACAGGCCGGCTTTGGCGAGATCAACCTGCCGTCGAAGCAGGCGGGCTCCTCGATCATGCCGGGAAAGGTGAACCCCGTCATCCCCGAGGTGATGAACCAGATCGCCTTCTCCGTCGCCGGAGCTGACACGACGGTGACCATGGCGGCCGAGGCGGGTCAGCTTCAGCTCAACGCCTTCGAACCCGTCATCGCGCACTCGCTGCTGCAGAGCATTCTGTGGATGGCGCGCGGCTGCCACACGCTTCGCGTGAACTGCGTGGACGGGATCACCGCGAACGAGAGTCGTCTTGAGACGATGGTCGGAACCTCTGTCGGCGTCGTCACGGCGCTCACACCGTTCATCGGTTACACCGCCGCCGCTGCGCTCGCGAAGACGGCGCTGCTGACGCACCGGAACATCGCCGATCTCGTCGTCGAGGCCGACCTCATGACGCGTGAGGAAGTCACGAAGCAGCTGTCACCTGCGCGGCTCTCGGGCCTCGAGGCGATCACGACCGCCATCCCGGTAATCGACGCTGAATCAGAACATTCGGCAGTGGGTGGTGAGCTCACCGATTCCTGATACGGCGACGGTCACCGTCGACCTGTCCCGCAGGAACACCTGCGGGTCTCGCGAGTAGCCGGCTCCGCCCGGACTGCCCGTGGAGATCAGCGTTCCGGGCAGCAGCGTCGTCGAGCGCGACAGGTACGAGACGAGCTTCGCGACCGAACGCACCATGAGCCCTGTCGAGGAGTCCTGCATCATGTGCCCGTCGAGAACCGTGGTGATCCGCAGATCCTGAGGGTCGGGAACCTCGTCGGCCGTCACGACGACAGGTCCGGTCGGCGTGAAGCCGTCGAATGACTTGCAGCGGGTCCACTGGGCTTCCGAGTACTGGATGTCGCGCGCCGTGATGTCGTTCACGACCGTGTAGCCGAAGACGTAGTCGAGGGCTTCGTCCTCGGAGACGTCGTGCGCGGCCGTGCCGATGATGACGCCGAGCTCCGCCTCGTAGTCGATGGCCTCGCTCAGCGCGCGCGGCCATGTCGTGGTGCGCAAGTGACCGTTGAGCGAGTTCGGCCACAACGTGAACACGGTCGGCGCCTGGTCGGCTTTGAGCTTCAGCTCGCTCGAGTGCGCCGAGTAGTTCAAGCCGATCGCGATCACGGCCGGCGGAGTGAGCACCGCCGAATCGAAGTCGAGGTCGCTGATTGGAGCCGTCTCCGCGCCCTGGCGGAACGCCGCTTCGGACATCGCGCGGACCCGGTCCAACTCGTCGGGCCCGCGGTCAAGGAGGACCTGGAGGGTCGAGGGGGCGTCGTCGAGGATCTCGTCGAGGAAGAGGGCGTTCTCGCCCTCCACCACTGCGAGTCGTACTCCACCGGCCGCCATGGACGGGTCACTCAGATGCGCAAATCTCACCCATTCAGGCTACCGGCCCGTCGCGCCTGCTCCGGGCAGTCGCTACAGGCCGTTAACGTCCTCATCGCCCGGTGTTCGCGGCGAGGCCTGCGAATCGAAACCGGGCGATGAGTTTGTGTCTCCATCATGCAATGGCGCCGTGCGGAAATCAAGAGTCCGACGAGACTCAGATAAACGCTCCGCTGGCTCGGCTAGATTCGGGGCGGTGGTCTCCGAACCGCAATCTCTGGGAGCTGCGAGTCGACGTGATCGCACGCAACGGTCGGAACGACCGTCATCAGCGCAGAGGAGAGAATGAGCGCGAACTACGGAGGGCCCGCGTCGCCAGCGCCCGCCGGAGGACACAAAGGCCTCATCGTGCTGCTTGGCGTCATGTCCGCCATCGGGCCGATGACGATGGACATGTACCTTCCGGCGTTGCCGCAGATGGTTCTCGATCTCGACGCCTCTGAAGCGGCAATCCAGACCACGCTCACCGGATCGCTCATCGGCATGGCGCTCGGTCAGCTCGTGCTCGGCCCCTTGTCGGATGCCGTCGGGCGCCGTATCCCGCTGCTCGTCGGGCTCATCGTGCACGTCGTCTCGTCGGTGCTGCACCGGCGTTCGCACTGAGAACGCGGTCGCCCCCGCTGGACAATCCCAAGTTGCCACCGTCCGCACGGTCGGCTTGGATGGGAGCATGAGCGATTCCAAGAAGACCAAGCCAGAGGTCGACGCCCCCGTCGGGCCGGCTCCCGAAGAACTCCAGATCGTCGACATCGAGGTCGGAGACGGCCCGGAGGCGCAAGCGTCGTCGGTCGTCGACGTGCACTACCTCGGTGTCTCCTATGACAGCGGCGAAGAGTTCGACTCGTCCTGGAGCCGCGGCGAGAGCATCAATTTCCCGCTGCGCAACCTCATCGCGGGCTGGCAAGAGGGCATCCCGGGAATGCGAGTCGGCGGTCGTCGCCAGCTCACGGTTCCGCCGCAGCTCGCCTACGGACCAGCTGGCGGAGGTCACCCGCTCTCCGGCCAGACCCTCATCTTCGTCATCGACCTCCTCGGAGTGCAGTAGCACGTGGATGCTGCCGCACGAGTGCTCGAACAGAGCGAGACGATCCCGGACTTCCCGAAGCCCGGGATCGTCTTTCGTGACCTGACGCCCGCGTTCGCCGATCCCGAGACGTTCCGAGCCGTCATCGACGACCTCTCCGCCGCTTTCGCGGGGACCTTCGACGCGGTCGCAGGAGTTGAAGCGCGCGGGTTCCTGCTCGCGTCAGCGCTCGCGTACTCGACGAGCACGCACCTCGTCGCTGTGCGGAAGGCGGGGAAGCTGCCGGGCGAGGTGCTGAGCGAGGAGTACGCGCTCGAGTACGGCACGGCGACGCTGCAGCTCAAGCCGTCGTCGCTTCGCGCCGGTGCTCGAGTGCTGATCGTCGACGACGTCCTCGCCACCGGTGGGAGCTGCCGTGCGACCGCGCGACTCATCGAACGCGCGGGCGGCACTGTCGCCGGAATCGGCCTCGTTCTCGAGCTCACGGGGCTCGGCGGCAGGCAGGCCCTCTCTCACTACCCTCTGCACGTTCTTGTGAGCGAACCGGCCTGAGCCTCCGCGCAGACGGGCAGGAGCTGCGATCGCCGACTGCGGACAAGGCAGCAGCTGTGGCACTCTTCTATCAGAGCTGAAGCTTCCGAGAGCTTGAACGTCACATTCTCAAGAAGCTTCGAGCGCTCAGAACGGAGCAGGCATGGCGTCGCAGAAGCAGCAGCTGGACAAGACCGACAGGGCGCTGCTCAAGGCGCTGTCTCTGAACGCGCGCGCCTCCGGAGCACAGCTCGCGGCCGAACTCGGGATCGCCGAGTCGACGGTGTCGCTGCGCCTCAAGCGACTGCAGAAATCGGGTGACATCACCGGCTTCCATGCCGACATCGACCTCGCGGTGCTCGGCGCGCCGCTCCAGGCCGTCATCGCCATCCAGCTCACTCAGCACGATCGTTCCGACATCGAAGCCTTCCGGCGAGAGGTCACCGGGTGGCCGGGCGTGCTCTCTCTCTTCCACCTCGGCGGTCGGGACGACTATCTCCTTCACGTCGCCGCGCGAAGCACGGCCGAGCTTCGGGATTTCGTCGTCAAGTACGTCACCGGGCACCCGGTCGTCGCGCATTCGGAGACCAACATCGTGTTCGAGCACGTCGAGGGCACCGGCTGGCAGGAGCTGCTCGACTGAACCGGCCGAGCCTACCGGGAATGAAAATCCCGCAGCGCGGCTTGCACCAGGTGATGAAACTCTCGGTCCTCGATCTCGTCCCCGTCCGCACAGGCCAGAACTCCGCCCAGGCGTTGGCGGCGTCCGTTCGTCTCGCTCAACGCGCCGACGCTCTCGGCTACACCCGCTACTGGGTGGCGGAGCACCACAACATGCCGTCCGTCGCCTCGACGAATCCCGCGGTGATCATCGCCCTCCTTGCCTCGCGCACAACGAACATCCGAGTCGGCTCGGGCGGCGTCATGCTGCCGAACCACGCCCCGCTCGTCGTCGCCGAGCAGTTCGCCCTGCTCGAGGCGGCGGCCCCTGGCCGCATCGACCTCGGCATCGGCCGGGCGCCCGGCAGCGATCCCGTTGTGACCGCCGTGCTGAATCAGAGCGGCGCGACCAGCGACGTGAACCGCTTCCCCAACAACGTCAGCGACATCATCGCCCTGCTCGGCCCTGACGGTGCAGCGGTGCAGCTCACGAGCGGCAAGGAGTACCCCTTGCGCTCGACCCCGGCCGCGGCCGGCACACCGGAGGTGTGGCTGCTCGGATCGAGCGACTACTCGGCCGGCCTCGCCGCCTCGTTCGGCCTTCCGTACGTGTTCGCGAACCACTTCAGCGGCCAGGGAGCAGAGCGAGCGCTCGAGATCTACCGCAGCGGCTTCGAGCCGTCCGCGTATGCCGACAAGCCGCGCACGTTCATGACCGCCAACGCCGTGGTCGCGGCCACGGCCGACGAGGCCTATGCTCTTGCGCTGCCCAATCTGCAGCACATGGCGCGGTTGCGCACCAACAAGCCGCTTGGCATGCTTGCGACGGTCGAGGACGCCGAGCGCGAACAGACCGATGCTCTCACGGAGGAGTTCATCCAGCAGGCGGTCTCCCGCTACATCCTCGGCGACCCGGCCAGCGCTGCGCGACAGGCCAAACGCCTCGCAGAACAGCACGGCGTCGACGAGCTGATGATCTCGCCCGTCGCCGGTTCCTTCGATGCTGATCCGCTCGACCAGACTCCGGCGCGAGAGCGAACGCTCGAGCTGCTCGCCGCGGAACTCGATCTCACCGCCTGATCGGACTCACGCCGTGTCGTCGCCATCGGCGGTGCGCACCCACATGATGAGCTCCTGCCACGATGCGGTGAGCTCTGTCTCGGTGAGGACGACCTCGATCTGAGCATCCGCATCGTCGATCGCGCGCGGTGGGGGAGAGCAGCGGATGCGGTAGCGGAACCGGTCCGCGCCCTGCGGCTCGCCAGCGTGCGCGGCGTCGGCCCACGGCAGCCGCTCGAGCAGGTCGATCCACGCGTCCGGGTCCGGTTGTGCCGCCACATCGACCCGCCACGCCCTCGGAATGCCGGTGACTCCGCCTGAGCGCTCGACGCTCACGGTTTCGGGCTTCCGAGCGCCCGCCGGCGCCGCCGGGGGAGTGTGCGAGGTGCCGGTGCTCGCGGAAGCGCCCAGCACGCCGACCGTCTGCCAGGCATCCCGCACAGCGCTCGCGACGGTCGCGTCGAATCCCTCCTCTGCAGTCGTGACGGTGAGGGACGCGAAGTCCTCGAACGTGGCATCCGCGGCGAGTCGCCCACCCGTGAGCGTCGCATACCAAACAGCGCCCGCCCGGTCCCACGCGTGCCCGCCGAGCGCCTCCGCCGTGAGATAGAACGCACGGTTGGGGATGCCCGAGTTGATGTGCACGCCGCCCTCGTCGTCCGTCGTGTCGACGTATCCCGCCATCGTCGCCGGCTGCGGGTCCTTCCCGAGCACATCATCGTCATACGCGGTCCCCGGCGCCTTCATCGAACGCAGCGCGATTCCCTGCACCTCGTCGGTGAACAGTCCCGCGCCGACGAGCCACGTCGCCTGATCGACGCTCTGGCCGAGCGCGTACTGCTCGACGAGGCAGCCGAAGACATCGGACACCGACTCGTTCAGCGCCCCCGACTGCCCCTGATACCGCAGGGCCGCCGTTCGCTCGGTGACCCCGTGCGTGAGCTCGTGCCCGATGACGCTCACCGAGATCGTGAATCGGCGGAAGACCTCGCCGTCGCCATCGCCGAACACCATCCTCGTGCCGTCCCAGAAGGCGTTGTCGTAGTCGGTTCCGTAGTGCACGCTCGCGAGCAGCGGCATCCCGGCCCCGTCGATCGAGTCCCGCCCGTAGACGTCGCGGTACAGCGCGTACGTCTTGCCGAGACCGTCGTACGCTTCGTTCACGGCGACGTCATCGGCAGCCGGTGCGCCCTCAGCGCGCACGAGCGCGCCCGGCAGCGACTGCGCGTGCTTCGCGTCGTACACCTCACGCCTCAGACTCCGGGATGCCGCCGCGCTCCGCGGCTGCTCGCGCGGCGTTCCCGTGGCCGCGATCACGGCGCTGCGCCCGGGGCTTTGGGTGAGAAGAGTGCGTCGCGCGGCGGCCGAAGCCGAACGGAACCGCTCGGCGCTCGCGATGCGATCGAGCAGATACGGCGGCACGACCGCGCGAGTTCTTTCCCGGTCCATACCTGATCCTCCCACTCGGGCTGGCCGTTCGAAAGGGGGCGGGAATAGCATGGCGCCTAACCTGGTTGCGCCCGATATCCATTCATTTGCATAAACATTTCAGGAGCGGACGAATGCAATTCGGAATCTTCAGCGTCGGCGACATCACGACCGATCCCACGACCGGTCGCACGCCGACCGATGGCGAGCGGCTTCAGGACGTTCTGACCATAGCCCAGCACGCCGAGGAGGTCGGACTCGACGTCTTCGCCATGGGCGAGCACCACAACCCGCCCTTCTTCCCGTCGAGCCCCGTCGCGATAAACAGCTACCTCGCGGCGAAGACCTCGAAGATCATCCTCTCGACGGCCACAACGCTCATCACGACGAACGACCCCGTGCGCCTCGCCGAGGACTATGCGATGCTTCAGCACCTCTCCGGCGGCCGCATGGACCTCGTCCTCGGCCGCGGGAACACCGGTCCCGTGTACCCGTGGTTCGGTGAGGACATCCGTCAGGGCATCCCGCTCGCGATCGAGAAGTACGCACTGCTCCACCGTTTGTGGCGCGAGGAGTTCGTGGACTGGGAAGGCCAGTTCCGCACTCCGCTTCAGGGCTTCCAGTCCACGCCGCGGCCGCTCGACGGCGTTCCTCCGTTCGTCTGGCACGGCAGCATCCGTTCCCCTCAGATCGCCGAGCAGGCCGCCTACTACGGCGACGGCTTCTTCGCGAACCACATCTTCTGGCCCGCCTCGCACACGAAGAAGATGATCGGACTGTACCGGCAGCGCTTCGAGCACTACGGCCACGGCACCGCCGACCAGGCGATCGTCGGCCTCGGCGGCCAAGTGTTCATGCGCAAGAACTCGCAGGACGCCGTCAACGAGTTCCGCCCCTACTTCGACAACGCTCCCGTCTACGGCCACGGCCCGAGCCTCGAGGAGTTCACCGCACAGACGCCGCTGACCGTCGGCAGTCCGCAGCAGGTCATCGACCGTACGCTCGGCTTCCGCGATTACGTCGGCGACTACCAGCGGCAGCTGTTCCTCATGGACCACGCGGGACTCCCGCTGAAGACCGTGCTTGAGCAGCTTGATATCCTCGGCGGAGAGGTCGTGCCCGTGTTGCGTCGCGAATTCGACTCGCTTCGCCCCTCGCACGTCCCCGACGGCCCGACTCACGAGGCTCTCGTGGAACAGCGGAATGCCGCGGCGCTCGCCGGCGTTGACAGTGAGGCGGCTACCGCAGGATCGGAGAATTGACTATGACAACACGGAAGCTCGCGGTCATCGCGGCCGGCCTCAGCAACCCCTCGTCGACCCGCATGCTGGCGGACCGGCTCGCCGAAGCCACCGAGAGCAGGCTTCGCGAACGCGACATCGACGTGGACGTCCAGGTGTTCGAACTGCGCGATCTCGCGCACTCGATAACGAACAACATGCTGACCGGGTACGCCGACGACAAGCTTCAAGACGCGATCGACGCCGTCTCAGGCGCCGACGGGCTCATCGCCGTGACCCCGATCTTCAAAGCGAGCTACGCCGGGCTGTTCAAGTCGTTCATCGACGTCGTCGACAACACGGGGCTGACCGACCTCCCCGTCGTCATCGCCGCGACGGGAGGAACGCCGCGGCACTCGCTCGCCCTTGATTTCGCGATCCGCCCGCTGTTCACCTACATGCACTCCATCGTGGTCCCGACGGGCGTCTATGCGGCGAGCGAGGACTGGGGCGCGGGCGCCGACACAGTGAAGTCCCTGCCCGACCGCATCGAACGCGCGGCAGGCGAGTTGAGCGCGCTCATGGAGAGCTCGGAGCGTTCGCAGCGGGTCACGGATCCGTTCGCTCTCGACGAGACGTACGACCAGCTTCTCGGCGGCTTCCAGGGCAACTGACCGGACGCAGAGATCGAGCGGGGATCATCGATACGTCGATGATCCCCGCTCGTTGTCGTGGTGGATGCCGCGGTCAGCCCGTCTTGCGCCGGAACTCCCGCTGCGCGTGGTCCTGACGCTGTGCGTGGTCGACGGGCGAGCTGTCGCGCAAGTGCGCCTCGCCCTCAGCGCGCTGGTTGTTCTTCTTGCGGTCGAGAGCTTCGCGGAACTTCCGCT encodes the following:
- a CDS encoding LacI family DNA-binding transcriptional regulator is translated as MSTIYDVAALAQVSPATVSRVINGSSVSPEKAERVRAAAEELSFVPNRTARSLRRRSSNMIALVIPDIENPFFTVIARGVEDRAREAGYSVVLCNTDEDSTKEAAYFDIAVLEHMAGVIVAPASDASDLDRIASAGRPLVAVDRRSHDRRVDSVVIDNPAAGREATEALIAQGRRRIACITGPESVETAQLRLEGWRSSMTAHGLDTAGLERHADFRVLGGRAAMRELLALPQPPDAVVATNNMMAIGALQALHEGGIRSGDIAVASLGDLPSAPVMPENTLVIDLPARALGITAAEVLLRRIAGTESAPETIVLGTGD
- a CDS encoding FKBP-type peptidyl-prolyl cis-trans isomerase, whose product is MSDSKKTKPEVDAPVGPAPEELQIVDIEVGDGPEAQASSVVDVHYLGVSYDSGEEFDSSWSRGESINFPLRNLIAGWQEGIPGMRVGGRRQLTVPPQLAYGPAGGGHPLSGQTLIFVIDLLGVQ
- a CDS encoding MFS transporter, which codes for MSANYGGPASPAPAGGHKGLIVLLGVMSAIGPMTMDMYLPALPQMVLDLDASEAAIQTTLTGSLIGMALGQLVLGPLSDAVGRRIPLLVGLIVHVVSSVLHRRSH
- a CDS encoding LLM class flavin-dependent oxidoreductase, which gives rise to MKIPQRGLHQVMKLSVLDLVPVRTGQNSAQALAASVRLAQRADALGYTRYWVAEHHNMPSVASTNPAVIIALLASRTTNIRVGSGGVMLPNHAPLVVAEQFALLEAAAPGRIDLGIGRAPGSDPVVTAVLNQSGATSDVNRFPNNVSDIIALLGPDGAAVQLTSGKEYPLRSTPAAAGTPEVWLLGSSDYSAGLAASFGLPYVFANHFSGQGAERALEIYRSGFEPSAYADKPRTFMTANAVVAATADEAYALALPNLQHMARLRTNKPLGMLATVEDAEREQTDALTEEFIQQAVSRYILGDPASAARQAKRLAEQHGVDELMISPVAGSFDADPLDQTPARERTLELLAAELDLTA
- a CDS encoding Lrp/AsnC family transcriptional regulator; translation: MASQKQQLDKTDRALLKALSLNARASGAQLAAELGIAESTVSLRLKRLQKSGDITGFHADIDLAVLGAPLQAVIAIQLTQHDRSDIEAFRREVTGWPGVLSLFHLGGRDDYLLHVAARSTAELRDFVVKYVTGHPVVAHSETNIVFEHVEGTGWQELLD
- a CDS encoding adenine phosphoribosyltransferase, with the translated sequence MLEQSETIPDFPKPGIVFRDLTPAFADPETFRAVIDDLSAAFAGTFDAVAGVEARGFLLASALAYSTSTHLVAVRKAGKLPGEVLSEEYALEYGTATLQLKPSSLRAGARVLIVDDVLATGGSCRATARLIERAGGTVAGIGLVLELTGLGGRQALSHYPLHVLVSEPA
- a CDS encoding protealysin inhibitor emfourin → MDRERTRAVVPPYLLDRIASAERFRSASAAARRTLLTQSPGRSAVIAATGTPREQPRSAAASRSLRREVYDAKHAQSLPGALVRAEGAPAADDVAVNEAYDGLGKTYALYRDVYGRDSIDGAGMPLLASVHYGTDYDNAFWDGTRMVFGDGDGEVFRRFTISVSVIGHELTHGVTERTAALRYQGQSGALNESVSDVFGCLVEQYALGQSVDQATWLVGAGLFTDEVQGIALRSMKAPGTAYDDDVLGKDPQPATMAGYVDTTDDEGGVHINSGIPNRAFYLTAEALGGHAWDRAGAVWYATLTGGRLAADATFEDFASLTVTTAEEGFDATVASAVRDAWQTVGVLGASASTGTSHTPPAAPAGARKPETVSVERSGGVTGIPRAWRVDVAAQPDPDAWIDLLERLPWADAAHAGEPQGADRFRYRIRCSPPPRAIDDADAQIEVVLTETELTASWQELIMWVRTADGDDTA
- a CDS encoding DUF5302 domain-containing protein, translating into MSSEKPTPEGASEDVKRKFREALDRKKNNQRAEGEAHLRDSSPVDHAQRQDHAQREFRRKTG
- a CDS encoding fumarylacetoacetate hydrolase family protein, coding for MRFAHLSDPSMAAGGVRLAVVEGENALFLDEILDDAPSTLQVLLDRGPDELDRVRAMSEAAFRQGAETAPISDLDFDSAVLTPPAVIAIGLNYSAHSSELKLKADQAPTVFTLWPNSLNGHLRTTTWPRALSEAIDYEAELGVIIGTAAHDVSEDEALDYVFGYTVVNDITARDIQYSEAQWTRCKSFDGFTPTGPVVVTADEVPDPQDLRITTVLDGHMMQDSSTGLMVRSVAKLVSYLSRSTTLLPGTLISTGSPGGAGYSRDPQVFLRDRSTVTVAVSGIGELTTHCRMF
- a CDS encoding LLM class flavin-dependent oxidoreductase, coding for MQFGIFSVGDITTDPTTGRTPTDGERLQDVLTIAQHAEEVGLDVFAMGEHHNPPFFPSSPVAINSYLAAKTSKIILSTATTLITTNDPVRLAEDYAMLQHLSGGRMDLVLGRGNTGPVYPWFGEDIRQGIPLAIEKYALLHRLWREEFVDWEGQFRTPLQGFQSTPRPLDGVPPFVWHGSIRSPQIAEQAAYYGDGFFANHIFWPASHTKKMIGLYRQRFEHYGHGTADQAIVGLGGQVFMRKNSQDAVNEFRPYFDNAPVYGHGPSLEEFTAQTPLTVGSPQQVIDRTLGFRDYVGDYQRQLFLMDHAGLPLKTVLEQLDILGGEVVPVLRREFDSLRPSHVPDGPTHEALVEQRNAAALAGVDSEAATAGSEN
- a CDS encoding aspartate ammonia-lyase; translated protein: MSEFATRTETDSLGSMEIPADAYWGIHTARAMENFDITKRPISVYPHLVVALASVKQAAARANAELGALSPEKAELIDRACQRIIDGEFHDEFCVGVIQGGAGTSTNMNANEVITNIALEMAGHDKGDYTFISPYDHTNRSQSTNDVYPTAIKIALARSLVDLLDELDLLRESFAGKSEEFRQVLKVGRTQLQDAVPMTLGQEFHGFATTLGEDHKRLSETIWLLAEINLGATAIGTGITADPRYASVVVRHLNAITGLKLETAPDLVESTSDAGAFMSFSGALKRSAIKLSKICNDLRLLSSGPQAGFGEINLPSKQAGSSIMPGKVNPVIPEVMNQIAFSVAGADTTVTMAAEAGQLQLNAFEPVIAHSLLQSILWMARGCHTLRVNCVDGITANESRLETMVGTSVGVVTALTPFIGYTAAAALAKTALLTHRNIADLVVEADLMTREEVTKQLSPARLSGLEAITTAIPVIDAESEHSAVGGELTDS
- a CDS encoding FMN reductase, encoding MTTRKLAVIAAGLSNPSSTRMLADRLAEATESRLRERDIDVDVQVFELRDLAHSITNNMLTGYADDKLQDAIDAVSGADGLIAVTPIFKASYAGLFKSFIDVVDNTGLTDLPVVIAATGGTPRHSLALDFAIRPLFTYMHSIVVPTGVYAASEDWGAGADTVKSLPDRIERAAGELSALMESSERSQRVTDPFALDETYDQLLGGFQGN